From a single Streptomyces sp. 1331.2 genomic region:
- the serB gene encoding phosphoserine phosphatase SerB: protein MNASPLAAEPLPAAQHRTADERTLLVKVFGKDRPGITAGLFATLAGFGVDVIDIEQVLTRGRITLCALVTPPTAPGAEGGLRATVHRWAEEQKLQAEILSGIGDNRPRREGRSHVTVLGNPLTAAAVSALTSRITAAGGNIDRVFRLAKYPVTAVELFVSGVATEELRAELAQEAATQRVDVAVVAAGLERRAKRLVVMDVDSTLIQDEVIELFAAHAGCEEQVAEVTAAAMRGELDFAESLHARVALLAGLDASVTEKVRAEVRFTPGARTLIRTLQRLGFQVAVVSGGFTQVTDHLVAELGLDFAAANTLEVVDGKFTGRVLGEIVDRAGKARWLARFAEQAKVPLEQTVAIGDGANDLDMLNAAGLGVAFNAKPVVREAADTAVNVPFLDTVLYLLGITREEVEAADALHGTPTE from the coding sequence ATGAACGCATCGCCCCTGGCCGCTGAGCCCCTCCCCGCCGCCCAGCACCGGACCGCGGACGAGCGCACCCTGCTCGTCAAGGTGTTCGGCAAGGACCGCCCCGGCATCACCGCCGGCCTCTTCGCGACACTGGCAGGCTTCGGCGTCGACGTCATCGACATCGAGCAGGTCTTGACCCGTGGCCGCATCACGCTGTGTGCCCTGGTCACCCCGCCCACCGCCCCCGGCGCCGAGGGTGGGCTGCGGGCCACCGTCCACCGCTGGGCCGAGGAGCAGAAGCTCCAGGCCGAGATCCTCTCCGGCATCGGCGACAACCGGCCGCGCCGCGAGGGCCGTTCGCACGTCACGGTGCTCGGCAACCCGCTGACCGCCGCCGCCGTCTCCGCCCTGACCTCCCGGATCACCGCGGCGGGCGGCAACATCGACCGTGTCTTCCGCCTCGCCAAGTACCCGGTGACGGCCGTCGAACTGTTCGTCTCCGGCGTGGCCACCGAGGAACTGCGGGCCGAGCTGGCCCAGGAGGCGGCCACCCAGCGGGTGGACGTCGCCGTGGTGGCGGCCGGGCTGGAGCGCCGGGCCAAGCGCCTGGTGGTCATGGACGTCGACTCCACCCTCATCCAGGACGAGGTGATCGAGCTGTTCGCCGCCCACGCGGGCTGCGAGGAGCAGGTCGCCGAGGTGACGGCGGCGGCGATGCGGGGCGAGCTGGACTTCGCCGAGTCGCTGCACGCCCGGGTGGCGCTGCTGGCCGGGCTGGACGCCTCGGTGACGGAGAAGGTCCGCGCGGAGGTCCGCTTCACGCCGGGCGCCCGCACCCTGATCCGTACGCTGCAGCGCCTGGGCTTCCAGGTCGCGGTGGTGTCCGGCGGGTTCACCCAGGTCACCGACCACCTGGTGGCGGAGCTGGGGCTGGACTTCGCGGCCGCCAACACCCTGGAGGTGGTGGACGGCAAGTTCACCGGCCGGGTGCTCGGCGAGATCGTGGACCGGGCCGGCAAGGCCCGCTGGCTGGCCCGCTTCGCCGAGCAGGCGAAGGTGCCGCTGGAGCAGACGGTGGCGATCGGCGACGGCGCCAACGACCTGGACATGCTGAACGCGGCCGGGCTCGGGGTGGCCTTCAACGCCAAGCCGGTGGTGCGCGAGGCCGCCGACACCGCGGTGAACGTGCCGTTCCTGGACACCGTGCTCTACCTGCTGGGCATCACCCGTGAGGAGGTCGAGGCGGCCGACGCGCTGCACGGCACCCCCACCGAGTGA
- a CDS encoding SGM_5486 family transporter-associated protein: MPVLDPNPTDGRKQLGRIALAFAAIVVLVAVIASVATSLG; the protein is encoded by the coding sequence ATGCCCGTTCTCGACCCGAACCCGACCGACGGCCGCAAGCAGCTCGGCCGTATCGCCCTGGCCTTCGCCGCCATCGTGGTGCTGGTGGCGGTCATCGCCTCCGTCGCCACCTCGCTGGGCTGA
- a CDS encoding SixA phosphatase family protein, translating to MSADTPRRIIVLRHAKADWPNGVDDHERPLADRGRHQAPDAGRWLVDSGINPDYVLCSTALRTRETWKLAAHELPKRARKTVYEDRIYEASPGEIITVLQETPEEYSDLVLVGHNPGVLGLTQVLAGDAGDRDALERLRLGGFPTAAIAVLSFDGSWKGVEPGVAELVSYYTPQD from the coding sequence ATGAGCGCCGACACGCCCCGCAGGATCATCGTTCTCCGCCATGCCAAGGCCGACTGGCCGAACGGCGTGGACGACCATGAGCGGCCGCTGGCCGACCGGGGCCGCCACCAGGCCCCGGACGCCGGCCGCTGGCTGGTCGACTCCGGCATCAACCCCGACTACGTGCTCTGCTCCACCGCCCTGCGCACCCGCGAGACGTGGAAGCTGGCGGCGCACGAGCTGCCCAAGCGGGCCCGCAAGACCGTCTACGAGGACCGGATCTACGAGGCCAGCCCCGGCGAGATCATCACCGTCCTCCAGGAGACCCCGGAGGAGTACTCGGACCTGGTGCTGGTCGGCCACAACCCCGGGGTGCTGGGGCTGACCCAGGTGCTGGCCGGGGACGCGGGCGACCGGGACGCGCTGGAGCGGCTGCGCCTCGGCGGCTTCCCGACGGCGGCGATCGCGGTGCTCAGCTTCGACGGGTCGTGGAAGGGCGTCGAGCCGGGTGTCGCCGAGCTGGTCTCGTACTACACGCCGCAGGACTGA